Within Micavibrio sp. TMED2, the genomic segment TCAACGGTGAAACCGGCAATGATCTGCTCGAGGGCGGCAATGGCAGCGATGTCTTTATCCTGACCCGCAATGGCGGCTTCGACATCATCACCGATTTCGGTAATGGCAACGACGTTATGGATGTCAGCAATTTCCGGGTTCGTGACGGTTTCGACGGCCTGAACCTGCATGATGACGGTGCCGGTAACGCGGTTGTCGATTTCGGCAATGCGTCCTTTACCCTCGACGGTATCGATGTCAGCCAGCTGAGCGCCGAGGATTTCCTGTTCTAAACAGCACGCGATTTATCAACGCGTTTTCGATGGGCTCTCCCTTATAACCCGTCGCCACACAAGCCGGTCACGGAACTGCCATTCCCTCTCCCCCAAGTCAGGCAGTTTCGGGCCGGTTTGTCTGTTTTTGAGCTTGAGATGCCGCGCCTGGAGCGTGGTTTATTAGATGCCGGGAGCCGGGAAGGTCACGGTGATGCTGGTGCCTTCACCGGGCGTGCTGGTGATATCGAATGAGCCACCATGCAACTGCATCAACTCCCGCGCCAGTGGCAGACCGAGGCCGGTGCCCTCGCGGCGTGTGGAGAGATCGCTGTCAACCTGCTGGAACGGTTGCATGGCCTGCTCGACTTCCTTCTCGGTCATGCCGATACCGTTATCGGTGACCGTCACCTGAATACTGCCCTTGCCATCGGTGATCTCACCGGCGGGTTCGGCGGTAATGGTGACGAGGCGACCTTCCTCGGAATATTTGATCGCGTTCGAGACGAGGTTGACCAGAATCTGCTTGGCGGCCCGTACATCACTGTAGATCCCGTCGAGACCGTCGGCGATGCTCACATCGACCTGCATCTTGTATTCCTTGGCATAGCCTCTGGTCAGGGTCACGACCGCATCCAGCAGCGGCTTGAGCGACTGCCATTCGGGCGCGATCTGCATCTTGCCCGCCTCGATCTTCGACAGGTCGAGCAGGTCATTGATCATCGACAGCAGGTGCTGGGAACTCTGGCTGATATAGCCGGCATATTCCTTGTAAATTTCTGCGCCGAGCGGGCCGTGCATTTCTTCCCGGATCAGTTCGTTGAAGCCCACAATGCTGTTCAGTGGCGTACGCAGCTCGTGGCTCATCTGGGCCAGAAACTCGGATTTGTTGAGGTTGGCTGCCTCGGCGGCAAGCTTGGCCGCTTCCAGTTCGGTATTGAGGATCGCGAGGCGATCGGCCTGCCGGGCCTGTTCGTCACGGGCCTCCTGCAGCGCTTCCTGCGCTTCCTTCATATCGGTGATATCGATGATCTGGGAGATGAAATAGACCGGTACACCGTCATCATCGCGGATCAGATGGGTTTTCAGCATGCCCCAGACCATGCGCCCGTCTTTCCGGAAATAGCGTTTCTCCAGATGGCCGACCGAGGTCTTGCCGTCGAGGATGTCTTGCACCATCGCGCTGTCAGCTTCCACATCGTCGGGATGGGTGATCTGACGCCAGTGGATCGTGCCCAGTTCCTCAATGTCATAGCCGATGAAATCGGCCCATGCCTGATTGGCACGGATCAGCGTGCCGTCAGGCATGTTCATGCACCATGGTGTCGGTGCGCTGTGAAAGATGATGCTGTAATACTCATCGGCGAGCAGATGCTCGGGCGGAGTCTCCAGATGCAGGCTGCCGCCACCCTTGCCGATGCCTTTATTGGTATCCGGTTTGGTGATTTTCGCCGTTCTGGCCAGGTTTTCGATATCTGACAACCGGGAATTCCGTGAGTCGATTACATGGTCGGGTAAGACTATAACCCCTGTCGTCGCTAATGAGAACCGGCATTGGTGTTTCAGGTGCCAGTTTTGTCAATCCAGCCGGTTGATCCCGGTAATACCGGCACCATCGCTCTTCAGCGTCCATTGGGCAACGTCATCCGCCGGGTTGATGGTCACCGCCATATGGGTGGCATTGGCATGGATCATCAGGGTCTCGTCGAGCATGATGCCGATATGGCCGGGAAAGAAGGCGAGATCGCCGCGTTTGCGGGCCGTATCCGGCGGCAGGGCTGCCCCCAGTCCTGCCTTCTGGTCCGGCGTATCGCGCGGGCAATCAGCGATCCCGGCGAGGTTGAGCGCAAGCTGAACCAGTGCCGAGCAGTCAAGCCCGTCACAACTCCGCCCACCCCAGATATAGGGCAGTTCCAGAAACCGCCGCGCGGTCTCGACATAATCCGCAACGCGGGTATCGACCGGGGCGACATGGCGGCTGTATATCCATGCGCCGGTGGTGGTCTCGACAAACCGGTTCTTCTCTGCCCCGGTCAGGTCAAGCGTGCTGCCGAAGCTGCGATAGCCGATGATCGGGGTTTTCAGATCGCCTTCCGGAAACAGTGGCGCCCGGATCGCGGTGACCTTGTGCCCCGGCTGTTGTTCTCCTGCCTTCTCCGGTGTCAGGCAGCTTGCCGGGACATAGCCGACATAGCGGTCGGCCATATTCTGGCACCAGGCAAAGCCGTCGGCGATCTCGAACACGCTAACCCGCTCACCATGGATCAGCTCGCTGCCCCAGCGGCTGCCGGTGCCGGGTTTCTGCTGCATCGGGGCGGTGGCTGTCTGGACGAAATAGGTTGTGCCGGATGCGTAACGATCAGCCTTGACCTTGTCCTTCAGGGCAATATCGGCAAGGTCGTCGCGGTAGGCATTCAGGTGCGGGGCGAGAGCCATGGGGTTACCCGCTCCGTCGGAATGGATCGCCCCGCTCGGCGGCATAGTCCCAGTTGACCCGCTGCATCAGATCGGCGAATTCGCTGAGGAATACAGAACCGGGCACCGTGCGCTGGATCAGTACCGAGCGCCGGTCATCGGGATCGACCTTGCGCTTGATGAAGCCGAGGCCGGACAGTGTGTCGAGGGCACGTACCACGGCGGGTTTGGAGATATCGAGGCTGGTGGCAAGCCCGCGCACGGTATGGGGCGGATCGCTCATATAGATCGTCAGCAGGATCGAATATTGCCGGATTGTCAGGTCCGGGGCGTCCGATCGGACGATCTCCTGATGCACCCGCCGCCACAGCTCCAGCGGCTCAAGCCGCTGGGCCATGCTCATGCCGGTACCGGACAGGCTTACCGTTTCACTCATGTTCCCGTCTCTCCGTAACGCTGGTCGAGATAATGGAAGACAGCGCGCATGGCCTGCGCCTCACCGCCTTCCGGTTTGCCGGGCTTGCTTGCCGGGTTCCAGGCGAAGACGTCGAAATGCACCCAGGCAAGGGTGTTGGGCACAAATTTCTGCAGGAACAGCCCGGCGGTGATCGAACCGGCAAAACCACCAGTGGTCACGTTGCTGGTATCGGCGATCTTGCTGTCGAGACCGCTAGCATAGGGCTCCCAGAGTGGCAGACGCCAGACCGGATCACCGCAGGCGAGGCCACTGGTCGCGAGCGCATCGGCAAGGGTATCGTCATTGGTCATCATCGCGGGCAGATCGGGGCCAAGGGCAACCCGTGCAGCCCCGGTCAGGGTGGCGAAATCGACCAGCAGTTCGGGATTTTCCTTGTCCGCCACATCGAGGGCATCGGCGAGCACCAGCCGACCCTCGGCATCGGTATTGCCGATCTCGACCGACAGCCCGGCGCGGGTCTGGATGATGTCCTTGGGCCGGAAGGCGCGCCCGGAAACCGAGTTCTCGACCGCCGGGATCAGCACACGCAGCCGTACCGGCAATTCATTGGCCATGATCAGATAGGCAAGGCCCAGCGCCTGTGCACTGCCGCCCATATCCTTCTTCATGTTCAGCATGGCGCTGCTCGGCTTCAGGTCGAGACCGCCGGTATCGAAACAGACGCCCTTGCCGACGAGGGTGATCTTCGGCGCGTCTTCCTTGCCCCAGCTCATATCGATGAGGCGCGGGTTGTTCTCACTGCCCTTGCCGACGGCATAGATCGCCGGGTACTCGGCGGCAACTACGGCCTGATCGTCGGTGACGGTAATCGCGGCATCGAACTGTTCGGCAAGACCGCTGGCGGCGGCGGCGAGATCGGCCGGGCCCATGTGGTTGGTCGGCAAATTGACCAGATCGCGGGTCAGCCAGACCGCGCGGATCTGATTGGTGATCGCTTCGGCATCCACATTATCCGGTAGCGACAGGAAGGTTTCAGCCGGTTCCTTCTCGCTCTTCAACGCATCGAAGTTGTAGCTGGCGAGACCCCAGGCAATAGCGATGTCGGTGGCCGTCATGGCATCGATCCGCGCGCCATCCATATCGGCGAGGCGATAGTCACCGGCGGGCAGCTTCCGGGCCAGATAGGCGCTGGAATAGAGGGTGGGCATACCGATATAGGCGGCGAGCACGCATTCCGGCGTGCCATCGCTGGCCGGGACGATCAGCGCATGGTTCGGCGCGATCTGGAATTTATGGGTGTTGACCCAGTTCTTCAGGCTGTCCGGCTGGTCCGTGATCCAGCTCTCGAAGGCGGCTTCATCGGTGAAGAAATGAATTCTGGTTTCATCACCATTGGTGGCCTGACGGAATGGCAGGTCGCAGGTGAGGGCGTTAAGGGCGTTTGGCAATGGGTGCGGGGCGGGTGACATGATCTGTGCAGTCGGTTAAGGGGGCGCATATGCTTCCCGATAATCCTTCCGCTCCCGGAACGATACTTCAAGGGGGAATATCAGAACCCGCCAAATCCGGGGTCAGCGACCGATGGCAGTGATGCGCCGGGGTCGCTATCCCGACCTTTAACCGCTATTTGACGGCAGTTGTGGTGTCGGTTTCCATTGGCCCGATCACCTCGCCGGTAAGCGAGTCGTCGAGATAGGCCGGTGATTCCAGCCCGGCGGCACTGGCGGTCAGATAGACACCGGCAGCATCGCCGAGATCGAGGTCATACTGGTCTTCCTCAACCCGCGGATCGAAGGTGAAGGCCAGCGTGGTGGTCGGGCGCATGATCTGGAAGTCGGCCTTGTCATCCTCATGCACTGTATCGCCGACGATGCTCCGGTACAGACCGAAGCCGCCGAGCGCGATGCCGATCAGCAAGACCACGACAAAAATGCCCGGTCCGGTGCCGATCAGGTTGAGCAACTGACCGCCGATAATCGGGCCGATAACTGTGCCGATACCATAGATCATCAGCAATCCAGCACTCGCCGCGACCATGTCATTGAAGTCAATGAAGTCTGAAGTATGGGCAATACCGACCGAATAGAAAATCGGCACCAGTGCGCCGATCAGCAGGATGATGCATAGCAGCTTGCCTTGCGTGTCGACCGACATCAGCAGGGCGGCCAAGGAGGCTATAGCCAGCAATGAGGCACTGCCGATAATGACATAGCGACGGTCGATCTTGTCCGAGAGGCGACCGGCTGGCATCTGGAACAGGAAGCCGCTCAGGATAAAGGAGAGCATTATCGTTGCGATGAAGGTATTGTCCGGCTCTACCTCACGTCCGAGGATCGGCAGGAAGTTCGACAGCAGCGAGTTCAGAACACCGCTGGAAAACACCGCACAGAAACCGAGCGGTGAAATCCGGAACAGCTTGCGGATCGGGAACCGCGCGGTTTCAACCGGTGCCGGGGCCTGCACATTGGCCAGTGTCAGCGGCACGACCGAGACGCTGATCAGGATGGCGGCAACGATGAACAACAGGGCATCGGCCGGGTCAATCGCGGCAATCAGCCCCTGCCCCATGGTAATGCCGAAATAGTTCACGCTGATATAGATACTGAGCACTTGCCCGCGTACCGCATTGCTGGTGCTCTCGTTGATCCAGCCTTCGGTCATGATAAACACGCCAGCGATCGAGAACCCGGCGACCATGCGCAGGAAAGCCCAGCCGATGGGGCCGACATAGATGCTCTGCACCAGTACGCTGATCATCAGCAGTGAGGCAAAGGCGGCAAAGACCCGGATATGGCCGACCCGACCGATCATGCGTGGCACGACCAGCGTTCCAGCCATGAAGCCGACCGCATAGGCGGCACCGACCAGACCGATGACATTGGGTGAGAAGCCATCGAGGTCGAGGCGGATTGCCGTGCCGGTACCGACCAGACTGTGCCCGACCGTGATCAGCATCATGGTCAGGAGCAGCGGGGCGATCGACAGCATCAGGGCGCGCAGATCACTAATCATCAGCGATTGCTTTCGGGCGATTGCATAGAGCGTCTCTGCGGCCTGGCACGGAAATACATGGGCAGTATTGTCCGGTTTTATGACAGTTTATCAGGTGGTTATCGGTTTGCTGCCGTCAGCCGCCCTGGCCGGTATGGCTGGCGGTCACAACGTGCTGGCTCGCGGTTTCGCGCGTGCCGTAAACACAAGGCACACTTGCCACATGACCCCATGTAATGTCCAGCACGGCATCCCAGTCATAAACGTCATGCCTGAATTGCACAGTGCCATCGGGATCGACCCATGCCGTGCGATAGATCAGGTGTACCGGGATCGGGTTGTCGAGCTTGACGCTGCGGCTCTTGTAATGCTCGACCAGCGATTGCACCCGCTCCACGTCCCAGCCTTCCTGTTCCTGTGCCAGATAGGCGGAAATGTCGAGTGCGCCATCAACCCGGACACAGCCGGAGCTGAAGGTGCGGTTGGCCTGTTCGAACAGCGCCTCGTTCGAGGTGCCATGCAGATAGACCGAATGGCTGTTCTCGAACACGAACCGGACCGGGCCGAGCACATTCCATGGGCCGGGGTCCTGACGGAATTTGTAGGGCAGGTTTTCCTGACCATCGAACTGGTACCAGTCGATTTCTTCCGGCTGAATTTCGGTGCCGCTGCTGCTGAAGTCGGAGAATACGCGGATGCCGTTCTGCCAGAAATAATCCGGGTCGGTCTGGATCGCGGGCAGCAGGTCGCGGCGACCGATGCTGTCGGGGGCATACCAGTGCGGGTTGTAATCGATGCGGGTGATCTTGGAATGGATGATCGGCGTGGTGCGGTCGATCCGCCCGACAATGACCCGTGTATCGAAAACCGTCTTGCCCTTGTCGATCAGGTGCAGGCGGCTGGCGGCAATATTCACAGCGATAAAGCGGTCGCCGTAATCATCGGCCCATTGGCGGGTGCGCTCGATATTGATGACCAGTGTCGCCAGCCGGATATTGGCCGGGACATTGAGTTCCCGCAAGGTGGCCGGGCCAACCACGCCGTCCGCTTCCAGCCCGTGCCGGGCCTGAAACCGCGCCACGGCGTCCATGACCGCTTGTGTGTAGTGATCGGAGCCGTTGTCCTCGACGCTGGCGATGTCGCCGGTCATGCGCAGACGGCGGCGCAATACATAGACGGCGTCATTGCGCGTGTCGCGCTCAAGCATCTCGCCCGGCTCGGGAATGACCGGCCAGCCTCCGGCCTCGACAATGGCGCGGTAATGCTGGATCGCGCCGCACAGACCGGCGGTCAGTCCGCGCGGTGTCAGCTCAACCCGATCCGGTGGGTGACCCGAGGAAACCGCCTCAACGATGCTGTCCCCAAGCCATGGGTGCACATAGCCTTGGGTCGGTACTGCAGATTGCGGTGGAGCAATGTTTGCGGCCAGTTCCTGTGCCTGTGCCATGCCCGGCAGCAGGGCGGCAGCACCCATGGCACCGGCACAGGTCAGGCATGTGCGCCGGGTCATGCCCTCGGCACCGGTTGCTGCGGGTTTATCTGTCGGAACGGGCGTGTCCATGCAAAATATCGTGCGCTCAAACGCATGACAGTTCAATTCCCGGATGATCAAACGCCGGTAATTTCAGCTTTTCTGTCGGGTGATGTGGCCTCTGTGCAGCGTAGCGGCGCGGCGTCAGGGCTTTGCAATTCAGTGTCGCAATCTGTATTTAGCGGCGTCAGGGGTTGCGAAAGCGGGGACGCAACTCAATATGAGAAGACTTATTCTTCCCCAAAGATTTGCAAATACCGGATTTTTTATGATGGCGCCTGATGATGCGGCACAGAATTTGTCGCCTGATACCACCACTCAAGACAGCACCCTCGGTCAAGGCAGCGGCGTTGAGCTGGGCAGCCTTGCCCCGCGTCCGCTCGGTCGGGTCAACTGGATCGGTTTCTGGACCCTTTACAACAAAGAGGTAAAGCGGTTCATCAAGGTCTATTCCCAGACCATTCTGGCACCGATCATCACCACCCTGCTGTTCTATATGGTATTTGCTCTCGCCCTTGATGCGGGCAGCCGGTCGGTCGGTGATGTGCCCTATCTGGCATTCCTCGCCCCCGGCTTGATCATGATGGTGATCACCCAGAACGCCTTCGCCAATACCTCCTCCTCGGTGGTGATTGCCAAGGTTCAGGGCAATATCGTTGATATCCTCCTACCACCGCTCAATTCCGTCGAATTGGCCCTCGGCTGGGTGCTGGGTGGGGTTACCCGCGGAATTGTAGTCGGTTTCTTCACGTGGCTGGTGCTGGTGATGTTCGTCGATATCCCGGTGCATAGTCCCGGGCTGATCCTGTTCCATGCGATCAGCGGCTCGATGCTGCTCTCAACCCTCGGGGTCGTCGGCGGTATCTGGTCGGAAAAGTTCGATCATATCGCTGCCGTAACGAATTTTGTCGTCACGCCGCTGACCTTTCTGTCCGGCACCTTCTATTCCGTTGAGCGGCTGCCGGAGAACTGGCTGTTCATGGCGCATCTCAATCCGTTCTTCTACATGATTGACGGCTTCCGGGCCGGGTTCATCGGCCATGCCGATGGTGACATCATGATCGGGCTGGTTGTCGGCGTGGTGACCAATGCCGCACTGCTCGCGCTGGCGATCCGCATGCTGCAGACCGGGTACAGGCTGCGACCATGAGTGCCGAACCGCAGGGCGCATCGGACAGCACCGTTCCGGCGGCGCTGCGTATCTTCGACAACGCACCGTTGCTGCTGATCCTGACCATGACCTTCTGGGCCGGCAATGGTGTGCTCGGCAAATGGGTGGCGCTCAGCGATGAGTTGCCGCCGGTGGCGCTGGCGTTCTGGCGCTGGATCATTGCGCTGTGCCTGATCCTGCCCTTTGCCTGGCCCCATCTGAAACGCGACTGGCCTGCCCTGAAGCAGAAATGGCGGGTGGTGCTGATCATGTCGTTTTTCGGCATTACCATGTTCAACACGCTGATCTACTGGAGCCAGTATTTCACCTCGGCGGTCAACCTGTTCCTGCTCAACGCCACGCTGCCACTGCTGATCCCGGCCTTTTCCTTCCTGTTTTTCCGGGACCGGGTTACCAGAGTGCAGCTGGCCTCGATTGTGCTCGCCCTGACCGGGGCGGTGACCATTATCAGCGGTGGCGATATTTCCGTCCTGACCGGTCTTGCCGTCAATAATGGCGATCTGCTGATCGTGTTTGCCATGATCAGCTATGCCATCTATTCGGTCTGTCTGCGCCTCAAGCCGGTGGTGCATCCGATGACCATGCTGTTCGCCACCTTTACGGTCGGTATGCTGTTTCTGGTGCCGGTCTATATCTGGGAACACCTCTATGTGGCACAGGTCCAGATCACGGCGAAGACAGCGGTGGCGCTCGCCTATGTTGGCATCTTCCCGTCCTTTGCCGCCTATCTCTGCTATAACCGGGGGATTGAGCTGATCGGTGCGAACCGGGCCTCGCTCTATTTCCACCTGATGCCGGTGATCGGCACGATCTTTGCCGTGCTGCTGTTTGCCGAGCCGCTGCGCTGGTATCACGCCGTCGGGGCTGTTCTGATTGTCACAGGCATCATCATTACCACCCGCAAACCACGATGATATTGTGTCTTCACGGCAAATAATGCGCTATTTCGAGCGTCTTGGTCTTCGCAAGCGCTGCAAAACAGGTTACCTTAATTGCGGCAAAAACATGGCAGCCCGCAACCCGTTGTGGGAACCTGTAGCGCGCGGCACTTGGCGATACCGGTCTGTCATTCAAGGGTCTGAGAAACGCAGACCAACAAGTTAAGGGGATAACGCCGAACATGTCCGACCTGTCCGCCAAAAATCCCGCTGGCAAGGCCCCTGATGGCCGGATCATGAGCCAGCAGAAATTCCGCCTGATCACCCGAAGCGATTTTGACGGTCTGGTCTGTGCGGTCCTGCTCCGTGAAATGGATATGATCGAGGAGGTGCTGTTCGTGCACCCCAAGGACATGCAGGACGGCAAGATCCCGGTTACCCGCCACGACATCACTTGCAACCTGCCCTATCAGGAAGGTGTGCATCTCTGCTTCGATCACCATCTGAGCGAGTTCTACCGTAACGAGGACCGGAACAACCACATCCTCGATCCCCATGCCGACAGCGCGGCGCGGGTGGTCTATGAATATTACGGTGGTCGCACCCGGTTCCGGAATATCTCCGACGACATGATGCTGGCGGTGGACAAGGCGGACAGCGCCCAGTTCACCGAGGAGGAAATCCTCGACCCGCAGGGCTGGGTGCTGCTCAGCTTTATCATGGATGCCCGCACGGGCCTCGGCCGGTTCCGCAATTTCAGTGTTTCCAACTACCAGCTGATGCTGAACCTCGTGGACATCTGCCGCGAGTACAAGGACGTAAACGACATTCTGGCACTGCCCGATGTGGCCGAGCGTGTCGCCCTCTATGAGGAGCATGTGGAGCCATATATCAATCAGGTCCATGCCTGTTCCGAGAAATATGACAACCTGATCGTGCTCGATCTGCGGGAGGAGGATATCCTCTATGCTGGCAACCGGTTCATGATCTACGCCCTGTTCCCTGACTGCGATATGTCCATGCATGTGATGTGGGGTCGCCAGAAACAGAACACGGTCTTTGCCGTTGGCAAGTCGATCATCAATCGCGACAGCAAGGTCAATGTCGGCAAGCTGATGCTCGAATATGGCGGCGGCGGCCATGAAGCGGCGGGTACCTGTCAGATCGACAACGACAAGGCACCCGAAATCATGGTGGAATTGA encodes:
- a CDS encoding multidrug ABC transporter permease, encoding MAPDDAAQNLSPDTTTQDSTLGQGSGVELGSLAPRPLGRVNWIGFWTLYNKEVKRFIKVYSQTILAPIITTLLFYMVFALALDAGSRSVGDVPYLAFLAPGLIMMVITQNAFANTSSSVVIAKVQGNIVDILLPPLNSVELALGWVLGGVTRGIVVGFFTWLVLVMFVDIPVHSPGLILFHAISGSMLLSTLGVVGGIWSEKFDHIAAVTNFVVTPLTFLSGTFYSVERLPENWLFMAHLNPFFYMIDGFRAGFIGHADGDIMIGLVVGVVTNAALLALAIRMLQTGYRLRP
- a CDS encoding exopolyphosphatase, whose product is MSQQKFRLITRSDFDGLVCAVLLREMDMIEEVLFVHPKDMQDGKIPVTRHDITCNLPYQEGVHLCFDHHLSEFYRNEDRNNHILDPHADSAARVVYEYYGGRTRFRNISDDMMLAVDKADSAQFTEEEILDPQGWVLLSFIMDARTGLGRFRNFSVSNYQLMLNLVDICREYKDVNDILALPDVAERVALYEEHVEPYINQVHACSEKYDNLIVLDLREEDILYAGNRFMIYALFPDCDMSMHVMWGRQKQNTVFAVGKSIINRDSKVNVGKLMLEYGGGGHEAAGTCQIDNDKAPEIMVELIDKLTS
- a CDS encoding MarR family transcriptional regulator, producing the protein MSMAQRLEPLELWRRVHQEIVRSDAPDLTIRQYSILLTIYMSDPPHTVRGLATSLDISKPAVVRALDTLSGLGFIKRKVDPDDRRSVLIQRTVPGSVFLSEFADLMQRVNWDYAAERGDPFRRSG